A genomic window from Silene latifolia isolate original U9 population chromosome Y, ASM4854445v1, whole genome shotgun sequence includes:
- the LOC141627958 gene encoding uncharacterized protein LOC141627958, with translation MYVKIENTRLDFFCLNQDTIRADLYQGILDTIELGESSAANIGKRMILPPSFLGGPRDMRRRYLNAMALVQKYGKPDIFLTITCNPAWPDVVAWVFNAKLTALRKEIIGKKIFGEVAAIINVVEFQKRGLPHAHFLIILKPDHKIKNPECFDRYVCAEIPSQDNPHLRAVVLRHMMHGPYGADFPDYSYPLYMRRNTGETVAVRKLNMDNRWVIPYNPYLLAMFDCHLNVEVCSTIKAVKYLYKYVYKGHDRVQFNVGGAGPNAVVDEIERYQSGRWVSPPEAAWRIFDFNLFDTYPPVLPLPVHNPNTQLQQKIWKARERGIVIGRVAHASPGEGERYYLRLLLAHVRGPTSFEDLLTVDGVQSASFPEAALRRGILERDNAADSCMEEAVQVEMPHALRRLFATILIFSSPNNPSEFWEKYYCALSEDFRKEFQNNEQMILHLTAEKIGQFLEGMGKKFADFNLGHLQVARDNLASRKELNIAQRTTNKAIIHHVKSGKSGAFFIDGPGGTGKTFLYGALYTKVRSMGKICLATSSSGIAASNLPNGRTCHSQFKIPLDTEETMTYDVPKQGCLACLLREASLIIWDEASMAKKQSIEAFNLLLQDVCSNSEIFGGKIVVFGGDFRQVLPVLPRRTQLEAVEASIVSSTLWNSLTKFNLTENIRARADPEFSEFLLKLGNGELQTVEDETVQLPSDLILQTNGAQCPVTALVECVFPEVQHKVFCPSIFTGRVILTPRNNDVDLINALLIDKFPGKEYVYKSFDSVIDDTSNVHPVEFLNTLCPPGMTPHELVVKENCPAILLRNIDPSAGLCNGTRLICKRFYPNMIECEISTGYYTGERVFLPRITLRPSRSPKFPINFQRKQFPIKLSFAMTINKAQGQTLERVGVYLPKPCFLHGQLYVALSRARTAQQLKVLHGRDTEDGKVTSVKNVISFEMLKRAGIRLI, from the exons GACATGAGACGTCGCTATTTAAATGCGATGGCTCTTGTTCAGAAATATGGCAAACCTGATATATTCTTGACAATAACGTGCAATCCTGCTTGGCCTGATGTGGTGGCTTGGGTTTTCAATGCCAAATTAACGGCTCTTAGAAAAGAGATAATCGGGAAGAAGATTTTTGGGGAAGTTGCAGCAATTATAAATGTGGTTGAATTTCAGAAACGCGGACTTCCTCATGCGCATTTCCTGATAATACTTAAGCCAGACCACAAGATTAAGAACCCGGAGTGCTTTGACAGATATGTATGCGCAGAAATACCTTCTCAGGATAATCCTCATTTGAGGGCTGTTGTTCTGAGGCACATGATGCATGGCCCGTATGGTGCAGATTTTCCAGATT ATTCCTACCCATTGTATATGAGGCGTAACACTGGAGAAACCGTTGCGGTTAGAAAGCTCAACATGGATAATAGGTGGGTTATTCCTTACAATCCTTACCTCCTGGCCATGTTTGATTGTCACCTGAATGTGGAGGTGTGTTCAACCATAAAGGCAGTCAAGTACCTATACAAGTACGTATACAAAGGACATGATCGAGTGCAATTCAATGTTGGAGGGGCTGGTCCAAATGCAGTTGTAGATGAAATTGAAAGATATCAGTCTGGTAGGTGGGTTTCACCGCCAGAGGCGGCCTGGAGAATATTCGATTTCAATTTGTTTGACACTTACCCACCAGTTCTGCCATTGCCTGTCCATAACCCTAATACTCAATTG CAACAAAAGATATGGAAAGCTAGGGAGCGCGGGATAGTCATTGGCAGGGTCGCACATGCTTCTCCTGGAGAAGGAGAACGGTACTATCTTAGGCTATTACTAGCACATGTGAGAGGGCCCACCTCGTTTGAAGATTTGCTAACCGTAGATGGTGTTCAGTCTGCATCATTTCCAGAAGCCGCACTAAGGAGGGGAATTCTCGAACGCGATAACGCAGCGGATAGTTGCATGGAAGAGGCTGTACAAGTGGAAATGCCGCATGCTCTACGACGTTTGTTTGCCACCATTTTGATTTTCAGCAGCCCTAATAACCCTTCAGAATTTTGGGAAAAATATTACTGTGCCCTCTCTGAAGATTTTAGGAAGGAATTTCAGAATAATGAACAAATGATACTGCATCTAACGGCTGAAAAGATTGGCCAATTCCTAGAAGGAATGGGGAAGAAATTTGCGGATTTTAACCTAGGGCATTTGCAGGTGGCTCGGGATAAC TTGGCTTCTAGGAAGGAACTAAACATTGCCCAGAGAACGACAAACAAAGCAATAATCCATCACGTTAAAAGTGGCAAATCTGGGGCCTTCTTCATTGATGGTCCAGGTGGAACCGGCAAGACCTTTTTATATGGGGCTTTATATACAAAAGTCAGGTCTATGGGCAAGATATGTTTGGCGACTTCTTCATCAGGTATTGCAGCATCAAATTTGCCTAATGGCAGGACTTGTCATTCCCAATTCAAGATACCGCTTGACACTGAAGAGACAATGACTTATGACGTCCCAAAACAAGGTTGCTTGGCCTGCTTGTTGCGTGAAGCTTCTCTTATAATCTGGGATGAGGCTTCAATGGCAAAAAAACAGAGTATTGAGGCCTTTAATTTGTTGTTACAAGATGTTTGCAGCAATTCAGAAATTTTTGGTGGCAAGATAGTCGTTTTTGGAGGTGATTTCCGCCAAGTACTTCCGGTTTTACCACGTCGTACTCAGTTGGAAGCGGTCGAGGCAAGTATTGTTAGTTCAACTTTATGGAACAGCCTTACAAAGTTTAACTTAACTGAAAACATAAGGGCACGAGCAGATCCAGAGTTTTCTGAATTCCTCCTGAAACTGGGAAATGGGGAATTACAAACAGTAGAGGACGAGACTGTCCAACTGCCATCAGATTTGATATTACAGACCAACGGTGCTCAGTGTCCAGTTACAGCTCTGGTTGAATGCGTCTTTCCTGAAGTGCAGCACAAGGTTTTTTGTCCAAGCATATTCACTGGTAGAGTCATACTTACTCCAAGAAACAATGATGTGGATTTAATAAACGCACTGTTGATAGATAAGTTCCCAGGAAAGGAATACGTCTACAAGAGCTTTGATAGTGTTATAGATGATACCTCTAACGTACACCCGGTTGAATTTCTAAACACACTATGCCCTCCTGGTATGACTCCTCATGAGTTGGTTGTCAAGGAAAACTGTCCGGCTATATTGTTACGGAATATTGACCCGTCAGCAGGTCTCTGCAATGGTACTAGGCTAATCTGTAAGCGTTTTTACCCAAACATGATTGAATGTGAAATTTCAACTGGCTATTACACAGGAGAGCGTGTATTCCTACCAAGAATAACACTAAGGCCATCCAGGAGTCCAAAGTTTCCTATTAATTTTCAGAGAAAGCAGTTCCCGATTAAGCTCAGTTTCGCTATGACTATAAATAAGGCACAAGGTCAAACATTGGAGCGAGTTGGAGTTTATTTACCTAAACCCTGTTTCTTACACGGCCAGTTATATGTGGCTCTTTCGCGTGCAAGGACAGCGCAGCAACTAAAGGTGCTACATGGGAGGGACACAGAAGATGGAAAAGTAACGTCTGTTAAAAATGTCATCTCTTTTGAAATGTTAAAACGAGCAGGAATCAGGCTAATATAA
- the LOC141626948 gene encoding uncharacterized protein LOC141626948 has product MKSPKILLKDLTDKSGPYSIRLKVINKTNTHSSPTNKSVLFQRITFQDEEGSKIKTTLYNDEIEAYEDVIHDRMEYEISNAKLKVVPDKYRTHPDDHPFQLSFTNNTIIQQIGSNPPPGPSMWPLDQFQGHLEMLTDTTL; this is encoded by the exons ATGAAAAGTCCGAAGATACTTCTGAAGGATCTCACAGATAAGAGTGGTCCATATTCTATTAGGTTGAAGGTCATCAACAAAACAAATACTCATAGTTCTCCCACCAACAAGTCTGTACTCTTTCAGAGAATAACTTTTCAAGATGAGGAG GGCAGTAAAATCAAGACAACGTTGTACAATGATGAAATTGAGGCATATGAAGATGTAATCCATGATAGAATGGAATATGAAATCTCAAATGCCAAGCTGAAAGTGGTACCTGACAAGTATAGGACCCATCCTGATGATCATCCATTTCAGCTTAGTTTTACTAACAACACAATTATTCAGCAGATTGGCTCAAACCCTCCACCTGGTCCGAGTATGTGGCCCTTGGATCAATTCCAAGGACACTTGGAGATGCTGACCGATACG ACGCTTTAG
- the LOC141626947 gene encoding uncharacterized protein LOC141626947 — MAEALRAWARANKEVVKVKQGQVVQVRVPDTRHIITSIKMLRSKKASHTLQEERHWLYISVPEFDRKDVRFYLGCSHCGTRSNIDINVKYKCDACHRENVNSSPRMNITFEAIDETGSYTFTTFTEDAEKLLEAKATALHAMSLEAKQSYLTERECKLRVATTSKLAQQHLYHAVEFLSGF; from the exons ATGGCTGAAGCTCTTCGTGCATG GGCAAGAGCAAATAAAGAGGTTGTGAAAGTCAAGCAAGGCCAAGTGGTTCAAGTGCGTGTTCCAGACACTCGCCACATAATCACTTCAATTAAAATGCTGCGAAGCAAAAAG GCTTCACATACTTTACAGGAAGAGCGTCATTGGCTTTATATATCAGTTCCTGAGTTTGACAGGAAGGATGTCAGGTTTTACCTTGGTTGCAGCCACTGTGGAACACGTAGCAATATAGACATAAATGTCAAGTACAAATGTGATGCATGCCACCGGGAAAACGTCAACTCCTCTCCAAG GATGAATATAACATTTGAAGCTATCGATGAAACCGGCTCATATACATTCACGACTTTTACTGAGGATGCTGAAAAGCTCTTAGAAGCAAAGGCAACTGCCCTGCATGCAATGTCCCTAGAG GCTAAGCAGAGCTACCTTACAGAACGCGAATGCAAACTTAGAGTTGCAACTACATCCAAGTTGGCCCAGCAGCATCTCTATCACGCAGTCGAGTTCTTAAGTGGGTTCTAA
- the LOC141627959 gene encoding secreted RxLR effector protein 161-like: protein MEANIKLMPNTGLPLSQLKYSQVIGCLMYAMTSTRPDIAYAVGRLSRYTSNPSSHHWSAVMRVLKYLKSTKDFALTYSGNPSVLEGYSDASWITNIEDHSSTSGWVFLLGGGAISWASKKQTCITTSTMESEFVALAEEKRGGMA from the coding sequence ATGGAGGCAAACATAAAGCTAATGCCCAATACGGGATTACCATTGTCACAATTGAAGTATTCTCAAGTCATAGGATGTTTAATGTATGCTATGACAAGTACTCGACCGGATATTGCATATGCAGTTGGAAGGTTAAGTAGATACACGAGTAATCCAAGTAGTCATCATTGGAGCGCGGTAATGCGTGTTTTAAAGTATCTTAAGAGTACAAAAGACTTTGCATTAACCTATAGTGGGAATCCTTCAGTGTTAGAAGGCTACTCGGATGCAAGTTGGATTACCAATATTGAAGATCATTCTTCAACTAGTGGTTGGGTCTTTTTGCTTGGGGGAGGTGCCATTTCTTGGGCTTCCAAAAAGCAAACTTGTATTACGACATCCACTATGGAGTCGGAATTTGTAGCCTTGGCAGAGGAAAAAAGAGGCGGAATGGCTTAA